The following proteins are co-located in the Aggregatibacter aphrophilus ATCC 33389 genome:
- a CDS encoding Tex family protein: protein MLNQQISQLIAQELNVRDSQILAAIQLLDDGNTIPFIARYRKEATGGLDDTQLRHFETRLIYLRELEDRRQTILKSIEEQGKLTDELRDKIQTTQSKTELEDLYLPFKPKRRTKGQIAIEAGLEPLADLLWNESKTAPESTALDYVNAEKGVADVKTALDGARYILMERFAEDAGLLAKVRDYLSKNALIVSKVIEGKETEGAKFQDYFEHQELLKNVPSHRALAMFRGRNEGILQLSLSADPEVEEGTRQSYCEEIIRDYLGVRFNGQPADKWREQVIAWTWKIKVSLHLETELMATLREKAEDEAIDVFARNLTALLMAAPAGAKNTMGLDPGLRTGVKVAVVDNTGKLLATDTIYPHTGQMDRAMLSIFQLIKQHNVELIAIGNGTASRETERFAKDVIKEIKENKPQTVVVSEAGASVYSASELAAQEFPDLDVSLRGAVSIARRLQDPLAELVKIEPKAIGVGQYQHDVNQSQLARKLDAVVEDCVNAVGVDLNTASVPLLARVAGMTKTIAQNIVTYRDENGRFDSREQLKKVPRLGPKAFEQCAGFMRIAAGDNPLDASGVHPEAYPVVEKILQATEQSIQDLMGNAGLVRQLDAKQFTDEQFGLPTVQDIFKELEKPGRDPRGEFKTATFAEGVEEITDLKAGMILEGTVTNVTNFGAFVDIGVHQDGLVHISSLSDKFVEDPHQVVKTGDVVKVKVLEVDVARRRIALTMRLDESAVKNDGKSDRTLSAKPRSDNARQDRSNLRANNAMGNAFADALKNWKK, encoded by the coding sequence ATGTTAAATCAACAAATCAGTCAACTTATCGCGCAGGAATTGAATGTGCGTGATAGCCAAATTCTTGCCGCTATTCAATTATTAGACGATGGCAACACCATTCCTTTTATTGCCCGCTATCGGAAAGAAGCCACTGGAGGCTTGGATGATACGCAATTACGCCATTTTGAAACCCGCTTAATTTATTTGCGCGAGTTGGAAGACCGTCGGCAAACTATTCTGAAATCGATTGAAGAACAAGGCAAATTAACGGATGAATTGCGTGACAAAATCCAAACCACACAAAGCAAAACCGAGTTGGAAGATTTGTATTTACCGTTTAAACCGAAACGTCGCACCAAAGGCCAAATTGCCATTGAGGCAGGGCTTGAACCATTGGCTGATTTACTTTGGAACGAGTCAAAAACAGCTCCGGAAAGCACCGCACTTGATTATGTGAATGCAGAGAAGGGCGTGGCAGACGTTAAGACGGCGTTAGATGGCGCTCGTTATATTTTGATGGAGCGTTTTGCCGAAGACGCAGGATTGTTAGCAAAAGTGCGCGATTATTTAAGCAAAAATGCCCTTATCGTTTCTAAAGTGATTGAGGGCAAAGAGACAGAAGGGGCAAAATTCCAAGATTATTTTGAACACCAGGAATTGCTTAAAAATGTGCCGTCTCACCGCGCTTTGGCAATGTTCCGCGGCCGTAATGAAGGCATTTTACAGTTAAGTTTGAGTGCGGACCCGGAGGTCGAAGAGGGCACTCGTCAAAGCTATTGTGAAGAGATTATTCGTGATTATTTAGGTGTTCGTTTTAATGGCCAACCTGCCGATAAATGGCGTGAGCAAGTGATTGCGTGGACATGGAAAATTAAAGTGTCCTTGCACTTGGAAACGGAACTCATGGCGACCTTACGTGAGAAAGCGGAAGATGAAGCCATTGATGTATTTGCCCGAAATCTGACCGCACTTTTAATGGCCGCCCCGGCAGGAGCCAAGAATACGATGGGGTTAGACCCTGGCCTGCGTACCGGTGTGAAAGTGGCCGTGGTGGATAACACCGGTAAACTATTGGCAACCGATACCATTTATCCGCATACCGGGCAGATGGATCGCGCGATGTTGTCTATTTTCCAATTAATTAAACAACATAATGTAGAATTGATTGCTATCGGGAATGGGACTGCCTCTCGCGAGACAGAGCGTTTCGCCAAAGATGTGATCAAGGAAATTAAAGAAAATAAACCACAAACAGTAGTAGTGAGCGAAGCGGGTGCTTCCGTCTATTCCGCTTCTGAATTGGCTGCGCAGGAATTTCCCGATTTGGATGTGTCCTTGCGTGGCGCAGTATCCATTGCCCGTCGTTTACAGGATCCGTTGGCAGAATTGGTGAAAATCGAGCCGAAAGCCATTGGCGTGGGGCAGTATCAGCATGACGTAAATCAAAGCCAATTAGCGCGTAAATTGGATGCGGTGGTGGAAGACTGTGTAAACGCTGTAGGCGTGGACTTAAACACCGCCTCCGTGCCGTTATTGGCGCGAGTGGCGGGGATGACCAAAACGATAGCGCAGAATATTGTGACATACCGTGATGAAAATGGGCGTTTTGACAGCCGTGAGCAACTGAAAAAAGTACCACGTTTAGGCCCTAAAGCCTTCGAGCAATGCGCCGGGTTTATGCGTATCGCTGCAGGCGATAATCCGTTAGATGCCTCTGGTGTACACCCGGAAGCCTATCCGGTGGTAGAAAAAATTCTACAAGCGACGGAGCAATCGATTCAGGACTTAATGGGCAATGCAGGCTTAGTGCGCCAGCTTGATGCAAAACAGTTTACTGATGAGCAATTTGGTTTGCCGACGGTGCAGGATATTTTCAAGGAATTGGAAAAACCGGGACGCGATCCTCGCGGTGAATTTAAAACTGCCACCTTCGCTGAGGGCGTGGAAGAAATTACGGATTTAAAAGCCGGAATGATCTTAGAAGGTACGGTAACCAACGTGACTAATTTCGGTGCTTTTGTGGATATTGGCGTACACCAAGACGGCTTGGTTCATATTTCTTCCCTTAGCGATAAATTTGTGGAAGATCCGCATCAAGTGGTGAAAACCGGTGATGTCGTGAAAGTGAAAGTATTGGAAGTGGATGTAGCGCGTCGTCGTATTGCATTAACTATGCGTTTAGATGAAAGTGCGGTAAAAAATGACGGAAAATCTGACCGCACTTTATCCGCAAAACCACGTTCTGATAATGCCCGCCAAGACCGTAGCAATCTGCGAGCAAATAATGCGATGGGTAATGCTTTTGCAGATGCGCTGAAGAATTGGAAGAAATAG
- the greB gene encoding transcription elongation factor GreB, whose amino-acid sequence MAKSNYITRQGWNVLDQELKFLWKEKRPKVTQAVSDAAALGDRSENAEYIYGKRRLREIDRRVRFLTKRLEVLQIVDYSPKQEGKIFFGAWVELENEDGKVKQYRLVGCDEFDPAKNWISIDSPVARALIGKEEDDEITVETPSGKIQLYVNRIWYEKV is encoded by the coding sequence ATGGCAAAATCAAATTACATCACCCGTCAAGGCTGGAACGTACTTGACCAAGAATTAAAATTTTTGTGGAAAGAAAAACGCCCTAAGGTGACGCAAGCGGTATCTGACGCAGCGGCACTAGGCGACCGCAGTGAAAATGCAGAATATATTTACGGCAAACGTCGCTTACGCGAAATTGATCGTCGAGTACGTTTTCTCACCAAACGCTTGGAAGTCTTGCAAATCGTGGATTATTCACCAAAGCAAGAAGGTAAAATCTTTTTCGGCGCGTGGGTGGAGTTGGAAAACGAAGACGGCAAAGTTAAACAATATCGGCTGGTCGGTTGCGATGAGTTTGACCCGGCAAAGAATTGGATTTCTATTGATTCACCTGTAGCACGAGCTTTAATTGGCAAAGAGGAAGACGACGAAATTACCGTAGAAACACCTTCCGGCAAAATTCAGCTGTATGTGAATCGCATTTGGTATGAAAAGGTCTGA